From a single Streptomyces misionensis genomic region:
- a CDS encoding indole-3-glycerol phosphate synthase has translation MFTSILMIEKAMTSADVEFVTTLHGDEPVTFHVLLQPRGDQADRLLRAIDDIALGELDEAVREHETPEGEDARSVGQRALDVSVTALRASGSTADGRLIEDHPLDALKSMVAEVGADEVIVLTDPHYVEEFFHRDWASRARHRVGVPVLKLFSHSKA, from the coding sequence AAGGCCATGACGTCGGCCGACGTCGAGTTCGTCACCACATTGCACGGCGACGAGCCCGTCACCTTCCATGTCCTCCTCCAGCCGCGCGGCGACCAGGCGGACCGTCTGCTGCGCGCCATCGACGACATCGCGCTCGGAGAGCTGGACGAGGCGGTGCGCGAACACGAGACGCCGGAGGGCGAGGACGCGCGGAGCGTCGGGCAGCGTGCCCTCGACGTGTCCGTGACCGCCCTGCGGGCGTCGGGCAGCACGGCGGACGGCCGGCTGATCGAGGACCACCCGCTGGACGCGCTGAAGTCGATGGTCGCCGAGGTGGGGGCGGACGAGGTGATCGTGCTCACCGATCCGCACTATGTGGAGGAGTTCTTCCACCGGGACTGGGCCTCGCGGGCCCGGCACCGGGTCGGCGTGCCCGTGCTCAAGCTGTTCTCGCACAGCAAGGCGTGA
- a CDS encoding sacsin N-terminal ATP-binding-like domain-containing protein, with protein sequence MSIDDDTITALSRRRIELARQAGSDWRFSESLKELSEEMAQEYAGRTLVELVQNGHDALGPGGRGRIAVLLDLESPGPEGDLDHRGTLYVANDGDGFTEADFRRIIEFGLSGKGPGEGIGNKGLGFRSVLQLTDWPEIHSRSGADSAGFDGFCFRFATPDDVRALVADPEAASWVIDKVSPLALPVPAATADPVVEDFAARGFSTVVRLPLRTRNAVGAAFAQVAELVRAEAPLLLFLDRITALTVETRGSAGRTGRHVLTRSERPPAWATAEVGGRLTEVDLGEAGRYLLARGSVAADALRDAIERSVSGNEIHKKWRDWRGDAWVGIALPLDRDLDTGVLYTFLPMGAEAPAPFPGHAHAPFFTRMARLHLNDSVALNDFLLDELAALCLDTARRLRAHAPRALAVRLVPDAVCWTRLDRIDAAAHGALADEAVVPLAGPGEDGWGCLRESFAWPDDGAPWKVMTATALAACGAPVVDPAVGAARQDRIDVLHRELLGGRRMRAGARVKADWAERLAARLRPGTSSPVGTEWADFYDDLAQAFRWEGAAELRGRAVVLDHNGELHATLGGESGAGRRQESVFFAPEGPGTDPAARVPSDLRALRRRLVFTHPAIAWRPPGRGFFEGNRLIRRYQPDRVLDALRELLAQRPSSALCRDALVFVHRLYPHLGQPQRGRLAGIGFQVPLPGGGWAKAADCLMSPRWGTEGARLLADFLDSGGDTVPELAALRRRWISPPEDWPVRVPDPAPWREFLLSVGVRDGLPLDEVTLPAAEGRNLAPGRLAHRFPLTPAVARGWACDVRRRWSSGEHPQTPYAFDRAVPHLPGIEAVAGLDAASRRRFADLILHGLRTWPQHALTVGVRRPSPRHQRNPDPHTWPTPVSSALRHLPWLPVEDGAEGGLSFVAPGRAWYGDDSELPPFVPQLPLPVRRMLGEKRTLERLRRLGLRAWDDPGDAAAAVRDLGVLLADGQVPARFAVRFKRHYRQAWQHTAASGAWPWADDEPVRLAVTQSNALVAHALADEEAGARGEGPGEPDADTVYVVDEAAPLKESLIELAGHPVLVTAPEHGKEVARLLTLHGVPLRRLSGTEFQVRARDGRPITPAADRPLLTDGREWLVVLVALVLELKSGAFTRRGEQRVRGLLDLLHLVRVARTEEVDILVAGSPVTPPPTARALALPHPEHPTVVVWAGDDGRCELQACAPALAQLLGGPALHDALELALMKVRQRLGTPPAELVDVDDRTLAFALDTTEQKVAEVRRGLTGELATLVRRLRPVLVCAAGPARAAEVDGALRGARCEEALLDVVDRYRTAVPATAADLLARAREHRSLADLRDALGLDFTAFNAALEAIGPPYRPLAHPELHERALDEFVRAHADAILDRLREHYAPLAAGGADVSGYAVARHFERLTPDPAWLPLFRVPPPEVMRGHVGAWLRAQGAEEDGWDGPPDPALTPVAELRAANAAGLDALVPRLVPLVRAWCRVHGAPVPAAWQQAPLMRAKDGLDRSGLADLSLLTDEQLLRAVFRELGRPPGMPLAADAAKLGLSPADLAAGASRRPGGSAAPTPTITIGGTELPVGREQLARIAEVAHRSVDEALLAQPGTARLTPMAPAPPARGARPAGSGTGGAGVPRPTDAQREAIGLVGEVVAGAWLRRRHRVVHWRSRHAALLGSPAEAAAASDSHGCDFEVPWRNTSLFYEVKALSGAWTGSPGELEYEFELGASEHRAATAHAATTRYRVLLVTSALDPASRRLFELPNPLSPRGRDYFRIVGHGLRLRCAPGR encoded by the coding sequence GTGTCCATCGACGACGACACCATCACCGCACTGTCCCGGCGCCGCATCGAGCTGGCCCGGCAGGCGGGCAGCGACTGGCGGTTCTCCGAGAGCCTCAAGGAACTGAGCGAGGAGATGGCCCAGGAGTACGCGGGGCGCACCCTGGTGGAGCTGGTCCAGAACGGCCACGACGCGCTCGGCCCGGGCGGCCGGGGCCGTATCGCCGTCCTGCTCGACCTGGAGTCGCCCGGCCCCGAGGGGGACCTCGACCACCGGGGAACGCTCTACGTGGCGAACGACGGCGACGGGTTCACCGAGGCCGACTTCCGGCGGATCATCGAGTTCGGGCTGTCCGGCAAGGGGCCCGGCGAGGGCATCGGCAACAAGGGGCTGGGGTTCCGCAGCGTGCTCCAGCTGACCGACTGGCCGGAGATCCATTCCAGATCCGGGGCGGACTCGGCCGGCTTCGACGGGTTCTGCTTCCGCTTCGCGACGCCGGACGACGTGCGCGCCCTCGTCGCGGACCCCGAGGCCGCCTCCTGGGTGATCGACAAGGTGTCGCCGCTGGCGCTGCCGGTGCCCGCCGCCACCGCGGACCCCGTCGTCGAGGACTTCGCCGCACGCGGGTTCTCGACGGTGGTCCGGCTTCCGCTGCGCACGCGGAACGCCGTCGGCGCCGCGTTCGCCCAGGTCGCGGAGCTGGTGCGGGCCGAGGCCCCGCTGCTGCTCTTCCTCGACCGGATCACCGCCCTGACCGTGGAGACCCGGGGCAGCGCCGGACGGACCGGACGGCATGTGCTGACCCGCTCGGAGCGACCGCCCGCCTGGGCCACCGCGGAGGTGGGCGGACGGCTCACCGAGGTGGACCTGGGCGAGGCGGGCCGGTATCTGCTGGCGCGCGGGAGCGTCGCCGCCGACGCGCTGCGCGACGCCATCGAGCGGAGCGTCTCGGGCAACGAGATCCACAAGAAGTGGCGCGACTGGCGGGGCGACGCCTGGGTGGGCATCGCCCTGCCGCTCGACCGCGATCTCGACACGGGCGTGCTGTACACGTTCCTGCCGATGGGAGCCGAGGCCCCGGCGCCCTTCCCCGGGCACGCGCACGCCCCCTTCTTCACGAGGATGGCCCGGCTGCACCTCAACGACTCGGTGGCGCTCAACGACTTCCTCCTCGACGAGCTGGCCGCCCTCTGCCTGGACACCGCGCGGCGCCTGCGCGCCCACGCGCCCCGGGCCCTCGCCGTCCGCCTGGTGCCCGACGCGGTGTGCTGGACCCGCCTCGACCGGATCGACGCCGCCGCGCACGGCGCGCTGGCCGACGAAGCGGTGGTGCCGCTCGCCGGACCCGGTGAGGACGGATGGGGCTGTCTGCGGGAGTCCTTCGCCTGGCCCGACGACGGGGCCCCGTGGAAGGTCATGACCGCGACGGCGCTGGCCGCCTGCGGCGCCCCGGTCGTGGACCCCGCGGTGGGTGCCGCGCGCCAGGACAGGATCGACGTCCTGCACAGGGAGCTGCTCGGCGGACGGCGCATGCGGGCGGGGGCGCGGGTCAAGGCCGACTGGGCGGAGCGCCTGGCCGCGAGGCTGCGTCCCGGCACCTCCTCGCCGGTGGGCACGGAGTGGGCCGACTTCTACGACGACCTGGCGCAGGCCTTCCGGTGGGAAGGGGCCGCCGAGCTGCGGGGCCGCGCCGTCGTCCTGGACCACAACGGGGAACTGCACGCGACCCTGGGGGGCGAGTCCGGTGCGGGCCGCAGGCAGGAGAGCGTCTTCTTCGCGCCGGAGGGGCCCGGCACCGACCCGGCCGCCCGCGTCCCGAGCGACCTGCGGGCCCTGCGCAGACGTCTCGTCTTCACCCACCCCGCCATCGCCTGGCGGCCGCCGGGCCGCGGCTTCTTCGAGGGCAACCGGCTGATCCGCCGGTACCAGCCCGACCGGGTCCTGGACGCGCTGCGCGAACTGCTCGCCCAGCGGCCCTCGTCCGCGCTCTGCCGGGACGCGCTCGTCTTCGTCCACCGCCTGTACCCGCACCTCGGCCAGCCCCAGCGCGGACGGCTCGCCGGCATCGGCTTCCAGGTGCCCCTGCCGGGCGGCGGCTGGGCGAAGGCGGCCGACTGCCTGATGTCGCCGCGGTGGGGCACCGAGGGCGCCAGGCTCCTCGCGGACTTCCTGGACTCGGGCGGCGACACCGTCCCCGAACTGGCCGCGCTGCGGCGGCGCTGGATCTCCCCGCCCGAGGACTGGCCCGTGCGCGTGCCCGATCCCGCGCCGTGGCGCGAGTTCCTGCTGAGCGTCGGCGTCCGCGACGGACTGCCCCTCGACGAGGTCACGCTCCCCGCGGCCGAGGGCCGCAACCTCGCCCCCGGGCGCCTCGCCCACCGTTTCCCGCTCACCCCCGCGGTGGCCCGGGGCTGGGCGTGCGACGTGCGACGGAGATGGTCGTCGGGCGAGCACCCCCAGACGCCCTACGCGTTCGACCGGGCGGTGCCGCACCTGCCGGGCATCGAGGCGGTGGCGGGGCTCGACGCCGCGAGCCGGCGCCGCTTCGCCGACCTGATCCTGCACGGGCTGCGGACCTGGCCGCAGCACGCGCTCACGGTCGGCGTCCGCCGCCCGAGCCCCCGGCACCAGCGGAATCCGGACCCGCACACCTGGCCCACTCCGGTGAGTTCCGCCCTGCGCCATCTGCCGTGGCTGCCGGTCGAGGACGGCGCGGAGGGCGGCCTCTCCTTCGTCGCCCCCGGCCGGGCGTGGTACGGCGACGACAGCGAGCTGCCGCCCTTCGTCCCCCAACTCCCGCTGCCGGTGCGGCGGATGCTCGGCGAGAAGCGCACGCTGGAGCGGCTGCGCCGGCTCGGGCTGCGCGCGTGGGACGACCCCGGCGACGCGGCCGCGGCGGTACGGGACCTCGGGGTGCTGCTGGCCGACGGCCAGGTGCCGGCCCGCTTCGCCGTCCGCTTCAAGCGGCACTACCGGCAGGCGTGGCAGCACACGGCCGCCTCCGGGGCCTGGCCGTGGGCCGACGACGAGCCGGTCCGGCTGGCCGTGACGCAGTCGAACGCCCTGGTCGCGCACGCACTGGCGGACGAGGAGGCCGGTGCGCGGGGCGAGGGGCCCGGGGAACCGGACGCGGATACCGTCTACGTCGTCGACGAGGCCGCCCCGTTGAAGGAGTCCCTGATCGAACTCGCCGGGCACCCCGTTCTCGTCACCGCCCCCGAGCACGGCAAGGAGGTCGCGCGGCTGCTGACGCTCCATGGCGTTCCGCTGCGCAGGCTCTCCGGGACCGAGTTCCAGGTCCGCGCCCGCGACGGCCGGCCGATCACCCCGGCGGCCGACCGGCCCCTGCTGACGGACGGCAGGGAGTGGCTGGTCGTCCTGGTCGCCCTGGTCCTGGAACTGAAGTCCGGCGCCTTCACCCGCCGTGGCGAGCAGCGGGTCAGGGGGCTCCTGGACCTGCTGCACCTCGTCCGCGTCGCCCGGACCGAGGAGGTCGACATCCTGGTCGCCGGTTCCCCGGTGACGCCCCCGCCGACCGCGCGTGCCCTGGCCCTGCCGCACCCGGAGCACCCCACGGTCGTGGTGTGGGCGGGCGACGACGGCCGCTGCGAACTCCAGGCGTGCGCGCCCGCCCTCGCCCAGCTCCTGGGCGGCCCCGCGCTGCACGACGCGCTCGAACTGGCGCTGATGAAGGTGCGGCAGCGGCTGGGCACGCCACCGGCCGAACTCGTCGACGTGGACGACCGCACGCTCGCGTTCGCCCTCGACACGACCGAGCAGAAGGTCGCGGAGGTGCGCCGCGGCCTCACCGGCGAACTGGCCACCCTGGTACGCCGGTTGCGGCCCGTGCTGGTCTGCGCGGCGGGCCCCGCCCGGGCCGCCGAGGTGGACGGGGCGCTGCGCGGCGCCCGCTGCGAAGAAGCGCTGCTCGACGTCGTCGACCGCTACCGGACGGCGGTGCCGGCAACCGCGGCCGACCTGCTGGCCCGCGCCCGTGAACACCGCTCCCTGGCCGATCTGCGCGACGCCCTCGGCCTGGACTTCACCGCCTTCAACGCGGCACTCGAAGCGATCGGCCCGCCCTACCGCCCGCTGGCCCATCCCGAGCTGCACGAGCGGGCCCTCGACGAGTTCGTGCGCGCCCACGCCGACGCGATCCTGGACCGGCTGCGCGAGCACTACGCTCCCCTGGCGGCCGGCGGCGCGGACGTCTCGGGGTACGCCGTGGCCCGGCACTTCGAGAGACTGACCCCCGACCCGGCGTGGCTGCCGCTGTTCCGGGTGCCGCCGCCGGAGGTCATGCGCGGGCACGTCGGCGCGTGGCTGCGCGCCCAGGGAGCCGAGGAGGACGGCTGGGACGGCCCGCCGGACCCCGCCCTCACGCCGGTGGCGGAACTCCGCGCGGCCAACGCCGCCGGGCTCGACGCCCTCGTCCCCCGGCTCGTTCCGCTGGTGCGGGCGTGGTGCCGGGTCCACGGGGCCCCGGTTCCCGCGGCCTGGCAGCAGGCGCCCCTGATGCGCGCCAAGGACGGCCTCGACCGCTCCGGCCTGGCCGACCTGTCGCTCCTCACCGACGAGCAGTTGCTGCGCGCCGTCTTCCGCGAGCTGGGCCGGCCCCCGGGGATGCCGCTCGCCGCCGACGCGGCGAAGCTCGGTCTGTCCCCGGCGGATCTGGCCGCGGGCGCGTCCCGCCGTCCGGGCGGATCCGCCGCGCCCACGCCCACGATCACCATCGGCGGCACGGAGCTCCCTGTGGGCCGCGAGCAGTTGGCCCGGATCGCCGAGGTGGCGCACAGAAGCGTCGACGAGGCCCTGCTGGCGCAGCCCGGGACCGCCCGGCTCACGCCCATGGCGCCGGCCCCGCCCGCCCGCGGTGCCCGCCCCGCCGGGTCCGGCACCGGCGGCGCCGGGGTCCCCCGCCCCACTGACGCGCAGCGGGAGGCGATCGGTCTGGTGGGCGAGGTGGTGGCGGGCGCCTGGCTGCGCCGCAGGCACCGGGTCGTCCACTGGCGTTCGCGCCATGCCGCGCTGCTGGGAAGCCCCGCGGAAGCGGCGGCCGCATCGGATTCCCACGGCTGCGACTTCGAGGTCCCCTGGCGCAACACCTCACTGTTCTACGAGGTGAAGGCCCTGTCCGGCGCCTGGACGGGGTCCCCGGGGGAGCTGGAGTACGAGTTCGAGCTGGGCGCCTCCGAGCACCGCGCGGCGACGGCGCACGCCGCCACCACGCGCTACCGCGTCCTGCTCGTGACGTCCGCTCTGGACCCCGCGTCCCGCCGGCTGTTCGAGCTGCCCAATCCGCTCTCGCCCCGGGGCAGGGACTACTTCCGCATCGTCGGCCACGGACTGCGCCTGCGCTGCGCTCCCGGCCGGTGA
- the murC gene encoding UDP-N-acetylmuramate--L-alanine ligase has translation MAPGLPTAMDRPHFIGIGGAGMSGIAKILAQRGAKVAGSDAKDSATAEALRALGATVHIGHAAEHLADDASCVVVSSAIRQDNPELARAAELGIPVVHRSDALAALMTGLRPIAVAGTHGKTTTTSMLAVSLGELGLKPSYAIGGDLDAPGSNALHGDGDIFVAEADESDRSFHTYAPEVAIVLNVELDHHANYASMDEIYESFETFAGKIVPGGTLVISADHEGARELTRRLAGTVRTVTYGEAEDAGVRVTAIVPQGLKSQVTVVLDGEELTFAVSVPGRHYALNAVAALAAGAALGIPAAELAPALAAYTGVKRRLQLKGEAAGVQVIDSYAHHPTEMTADLEAMRAAAGDARILVVFQPHLFSRTQELGKEMGQTLALADASVVLDIYPAREDPIPGVTSELIIEAARAAGADVTAVHDKAEIPAVIAGMAKPGDLVLTMGAGDVTDLGPLILDRLSQS, from the coding sequence ATGGCACCCGGCCTTCCTACCGCCATGGACCGACCGCACTTCATCGGCATCGGCGGCGCCGGGATGTCGGGGATCGCCAAGATCCTCGCGCAGCGCGGGGCGAAGGTGGCCGGCAGCGACGCCAAGGACTCGGCGACCGCCGAGGCGCTGCGGGCGCTCGGGGCCACCGTGCACATCGGGCACGCCGCCGAGCACCTCGCCGACGACGCCAGCTGTGTCGTCGTCTCGTCGGCCATCCGCCAGGACAACCCGGAGCTGGCCCGCGCCGCAGAGCTGGGCATCCCGGTCGTGCACCGGTCGGACGCGCTGGCCGCGCTGATGACCGGGCTGCGCCCGATCGCCGTCGCCGGCACCCACGGCAAGACCACCACCACCTCGATGCTGGCGGTCTCCCTCGGCGAGCTGGGCCTGAAGCCGTCGTACGCCATCGGCGGCGACCTGGACGCGCCCGGCTCCAACGCGCTGCACGGCGACGGCGACATCTTCGTCGCCGAGGCGGATGAATCGGACCGCAGCTTCCACACGTACGCGCCCGAGGTCGCCATCGTCCTCAACGTCGAGCTGGACCACCACGCCAACTACGCCTCGATGGACGAGATCTACGAGTCCTTCGAGACCTTCGCCGGGAAGATCGTGCCCGGCGGCACCCTGGTGATCTCCGCCGACCACGAGGGCGCCCGCGAGCTGACCCGCCGGCTCGCCGGAACCGTCAGGACGGTGACGTACGGCGAGGCCGAGGACGCCGGTGTCCGGGTCACCGCCATCGTGCCGCAGGGGCTGAAGAGCCAGGTCACCGTGGTGCTGGACGGCGAGGAGCTGACCTTCGCGGTCTCCGTGCCCGGTCGGCACTACGCCCTCAACGCCGTCGCCGCGCTCGCCGCCGGTGCCGCGCTCGGCATCCCGGCCGCCGAGCTGGCGCCCGCGCTCGCCGCCTACACCGGCGTCAAGCGGCGCCTTCAGCTGAAGGGCGAGGCCGCCGGGGTCCAGGTGATCGACTCCTACGCCCACCACCCCACCGAGATGACCGCGGACCTGGAGGCCATGCGGGCCGCCGCCGGCGACGCCCGCATCCTCGTCGTCTTCCAGCCGCACCTGTTCTCCCGCACCCAGGAGCTGGGCAAGGAGATGGGACAGACCCTGGCGCTCGCCGACGCCTCGGTGGTCCTGGACATCTACCCGGCCCGCGAGGACCCGATCCCGGGTGTCACCAGCGAGCTGATCATCGAGGCCGCGCGGGCCGCGGGCGCCGACGTCACCGCGGTGCACGACAAGGCGGAGATCCCGGCCGTGATCGCGGGAATGGCGAAGCCCGGTGATCTCGTTCTCACCATGGGCGCGGGCGACGTGACCGACCTGGGCCCGCTGATCCTGGACCGCCTGTCGCAGAGTTAA
- a CDS encoding ABC transporter permease produces MNVLDFAHSFFGDPAHWHGYDGIPTRLVEHLTYSLEALLIAAAVALPVGLVTGHYGRGGNALALIATAGRALPSFGLLVLMFIWLGFGLVPVMIPLVVLAVPPILVTTYEAMRSVDPSPVDAARGMGMSEARVLFQVEVPVALPLILSGLRTAAIQIISTATIAAYVSLGGLGRYIIDGLYQRDYEKVVGGATLVAALALATLALFWAVSRLTVSRGVRGSA; encoded by the coding sequence GTGAACGTACTCGACTTCGCGCACTCGTTCTTCGGCGACCCCGCCCACTGGCACGGCTACGACGGCATCCCGACCCGGCTCGTCGAGCACCTCACCTACTCGCTGGAGGCCCTGCTCATCGCCGCCGCGGTCGCGCTGCCGGTGGGCCTGGTCACCGGCCACTACGGCCGGGGCGGCAACGCGCTCGCGCTGATCGCCACCGCGGGCCGCGCGCTGCCCAGCTTCGGGCTGCTGGTGCTGATGTTCATCTGGCTCGGCTTCGGGCTGGTGCCGGTGATGATCCCGCTGGTGGTGCTCGCCGTGCCGCCGATCCTGGTCACCACCTACGAGGCGATGCGCTCCGTCGACCCGTCCCCGGTGGACGCCGCCCGGGGGATGGGGATGTCGGAGGCCCGGGTGCTGTTCCAGGTGGAGGTGCCCGTCGCGCTGCCGCTGATCCTCTCCGGGCTGCGCACGGCGGCCATCCAGATCATCTCCACCGCCACCATCGCCGCGTACGTCAGCCTCGGCGGCCTCGGCCGCTACATCATCGACGGCCTGTACCAGCGCGACTACGAGAAGGTCGTGGGCGGTGCCACCCTCGTCGCCGCGCTGGCCCTGGCCACCCTCGCGCTCTTCTGGGCGGTGTCCCGGCTCACGGTGTCCCGGGGGGTGCGCGGAAGCGCCTGA
- the msrB gene encoding peptide-methionine (R)-S-oxide reductase MsrB: MSYDVEKPDEQWRAELSPNEYAVLRRAATEPAFTGEYTDTTTKGVYSCRACGAELFTSETKFASHCGWPSFYDPKDTDAVELVEDRSLGMVRTEVRCARCGSHLGHVFEGEGYPTPTDQRYCINSISLRLEPAGE; the protein is encoded by the coding sequence ATGTCGTACGACGTCGAGAAGCCGGACGAGCAGTGGCGCGCGGAGCTGAGCCCGAACGAGTACGCGGTACTGCGCCGGGCCGCCACCGAACCCGCGTTCACCGGCGAGTACACGGACACCACCACCAAGGGCGTCTACTCCTGCCGCGCCTGCGGCGCCGAACTGTTCACCTCGGAGACCAAGTTCGCCTCCCACTGCGGCTGGCCGTCCTTCTACGACCCGAAGGACACCGACGCCGTGGAGCTGGTCGAGGACCGCTCCCTCGGCATGGTGCGCACCGAGGTCCGCTGCGCCCGCTGCGGCTCGCATCTCGGGCACGTCTTCGAGGGGGAGGGCTACCCGACCCCGACCGACCAGCGGTACTGCATCAACTCGATCTCCCTGCGGCTCGAACCCGCCGGCGAGTGA
- a CDS encoding ABC transporter permease → MNGFFDLPSDLQHSYLGLVGLHLREALLPVLAGLLIALPVAQLCARFRWIYPPVLGLTTVLYSIPSLAFFVVLIDYFGQSETTVMIPLAVYSLVVLVPGIVDGVRSVPRETLAAAEAMGFGPLRRYLQVQLPIAAPAIIAGLRVAVVSSLSLVSVGMLIGNQGALGNMLYDANTYHRPALAVNSVLTTAVLGILADALLVLLRRLLTPWMPRKGATR, encoded by the coding sequence ATGAACGGCTTCTTCGACCTGCCGAGCGACCTCCAGCACAGCTACCTCGGGCTCGTCGGCCTGCATCTGCGCGAGGCGCTGCTGCCGGTGCTGGCCGGGCTGCTGATCGCGCTGCCCGTCGCCCAGCTGTGCGCGCGGTTCCGCTGGATCTACCCGCCCGTGCTCGGCCTCACCACCGTGCTCTACTCGATCCCCTCGCTGGCCTTCTTCGTCGTTCTCATCGACTACTTCGGGCAGAGCGAGACCACGGTGATGATCCCGCTCGCCGTCTACAGCCTGGTGGTGCTGGTGCCCGGGATCGTGGACGGCGTCCGCTCGGTGCCGAGGGAGACCCTGGCCGCCGCCGAGGCGATGGGCTTCGGCCCGCTGCGCCGCTACCTCCAGGTCCAACTGCCCATCGCCGCACCGGCGATCATCGCCGGGCTGCGGGTGGCGGTCGTCTCCAGCCTGTCCCTGGTCAGCGTCGGCATGCTGATCGGCAACCAGGGCGCCCTCGGCAACATGCTCTACGACGCCAACACCTACCACCGGCCCGCCCTGGCCGTTAACTCGGTGCTGACCACGGCGGTGCTGGGCATCCTCGCCGACGCCCTGCTGGTCCTCCTGCGCCGGCTGCTGACCCCCTGGATGCCGAGGAAGGGCGCCACCCGGTGA
- a CDS encoding ABC transporter ATP-binding protein, translating to MIRIDAVTKRYPDGTVAVDRLSLDTPDRAITVLVGPSGCGKTTTLRMINRMVDPTEGSILLDGADIRQQPVNSLRRSMGYVIQNAGLFQHRTILDNIATVPRLLGWSKQKARGRAAELMERVGLDTSLAKRYPYQLSGGQQQRVGVARALAADPPVLLMDEPFSAVDPVVRKGLQDELLRIQDELGKTIVFVTHDIDEAIKLGTMVAVLRTGGRLAQFAPPAELLSAPADPFVEDFLGADRGIRRLSFFPSDELPLQTGPLVPLGADAAQRGGARSGAPYLLVTDADGRPLGWAEPDGPLDPERLLDHGRPFRPGADSLRTALDGAVLSPTGWAVAVDGDGRAVGVVSQQVIGEAIRAAHGRAGAGVKAAR from the coding sequence TTGATACGGATAGATGCAGTCACGAAGAGGTACCCGGACGGCACGGTCGCGGTCGACCGGCTGTCGTTGGACACACCGGACCGCGCGATCACCGTCCTCGTCGGGCCCTCCGGCTGCGGCAAGACGACGACGCTGCGCATGATCAACCGGATGGTGGACCCCACCGAGGGCAGCATCCTGCTGGACGGTGCGGACATCCGGCAGCAGCCGGTCAACTCCCTGCGCCGCTCCATGGGTTACGTCATCCAGAACGCCGGTCTCTTCCAGCACCGCACCATCCTCGACAACATCGCCACCGTGCCCCGGCTGCTCGGCTGGAGCAAGCAGAAGGCGCGGGGCCGGGCCGCCGAGCTGATGGAGAGGGTCGGTCTGGACACCTCGCTCGCCAAGCGCTACCCGTACCAGCTCTCCGGCGGCCAGCAGCAGCGCGTCGGTGTGGCGCGGGCGCTCGCCGCCGATCCGCCGGTGCTGCTGATGGACGAGCCGTTCTCCGCCGTCGACCCGGTGGTCCGCAAGGGGCTCCAGGACGAACTGCTGCGCATCCAGGACGAGCTGGGCAAGACGATCGTCTTCGTCACGCACGACATCGACGAGGCGATCAAGCTGGGCACCATGGTGGCCGTACTGCGCACCGGGGGCCGGCTCGCCCAGTTCGCGCCGCCCGCCGAGCTGCTCAGCGCGCCCGCCGACCCCTTCGTGGAGGACTTCCTCGGCGCCGACCGGGGCATCCGGCGGCTGTCCTTCTTCCCGTCCGACGAACTGCCGTTGCAGACCGGGCCGCTGGTCCCGCTGGGCGCCGACGCGGCGCAGCGCGGCGGCGCCCGTTCCGGGGCTCCCTACCTCCTGGTCACCGACGCCGACGGCAGACCGCTCGGCTGGGCCGAGCCCGACGGGCCCCTGGACCCGGAGCGGCTGCTCGACCACGGGCGGCCGTTCCGGCCCGGCGCCGACTCGCTGCGCACCGCGCTCGACGGGGCGGTGCTGTCGCCGACCGGCTGGGCCGTCGCGGTGGACGGGGACGGGCGCGCCGTGGGTGTCGTCTCGCAGCAGGTCATCGGGGAGGCGATCCGCGCGGCGCACGGCCGGGCGGGCGCCGGGGTGAAGGCCGCGCGATGA